One segment of Nostoc flagelliforme CCNUN1 DNA contains the following:
- a CDS encoding opioid growth factor receptor-related protein: MNHQKQLSAMLIPFYLGEQRDSQGRTIQEMWTWDFEQLECTHDYIQWLFPLPERSAFNSNAPIVDEEVIQAFQSNLHLRQNLLRSFTVILKFYGLQRHESNDGKIVVSQSEDYPNRKREWVCTFDHNYLRITRILKCLITFGLENEAQAFYECLRQIYREDSDRIGSETFQYWTIAVKPNARC; encoded by the coding sequence ATGAATCATCAAAAGCAACTCAGTGCAATGCTTATTCCGTTCTACTTAGGGGAGCAACGAGATTCACAAGGTCGGACAATTCAAGAGATGTGGACTTGGGATTTTGAACAATTGGAGTGTACCCATGATTACATTCAGTGGTTGTTCCCTTTGCCTGAGCGAAGTGCATTCAATTCTAATGCACCCATCGTTGATGAGGAAGTAATTCAAGCATTTCAAAGCAACCTACACCTACGTCAAAATTTGCTGCGTTCTTTCACAGTTATACTTAAATTTTATGGGTTGCAACGCCACGAAAGTAATGACGGAAAAATAGTTGTAAGCCAGTCAGAAGACTATCCGAATCGTAAACGCGAATGGGTCTGTACATTTGACCACAATTATCTTCGCATTACCCGGATCTTAAAGTGTTTAATAACATTTGGGTTGGAGAATGAAGCCCAAGCGTTTTATGAATGCTTGCGGCAAATCTACCGTGAGGATAGCGATCGCATTGGAAGTGAAACATTTCAGTATTGGACAATTGCAGTTAAACCCAATGCGAGATGTTAA
- the crtR gene encoding beta-carotene hydroxylase — MIASEAQKPLTIPPKEFLAPPGDFNPTLLLFLVAVAMLVLSNFGYWLWEWPHWLCFSVNTIALHCAGTVIHDACHQSAHRNRVMNAMLGHGSALMLAFAFPVFTRVHLQHHGHVNHPEDDPDHYVSTGGPLWLIAVRFLYHEVFFFQRRLWRKYELLEWFISRLIVGVIVYTSVQYHFLGYILNFWFIPAFVVGIALGLFFDYLPHRPFAERDRWKNARVYPNPVLNILIMGQNYHLIHHLWPSIPWYNYQPAYYVMKPLLDEKGCYQTSGLLQKKDFFEFVYDIFLGIRFHHQKE; from the coding sequence ATGATCGCATCGGAGGCACAAAAGCCACTGACAATCCCGCCAAAGGAATTTTTAGCGCCTCCTGGTGATTTTAATCCCACGCTACTGCTTTTTTTGGTAGCTGTAGCAATGCTGGTGTTATCTAACTTTGGTTACTGGCTTTGGGAATGGCCGCACTGGCTATGCTTTAGCGTTAATACTATTGCTTTGCATTGTGCTGGGACAGTAATTCATGATGCTTGTCACCAATCTGCCCATCGCAACCGGGTGATGAATGCGATGTTAGGGCATGGCAGTGCATTGATGCTAGCTTTTGCTTTTCCAGTGTTTACGCGGGTTCATTTACAGCATCATGGACATGTCAATCATCCTGAAGACGACCCAGATCATTATGTCTCTACAGGTGGCCCACTATGGCTGATTGCGGTGCGCTTTCTATACCACGAGGTGTTTTTCTTTCAACGGCGACTTTGGCGGAAATATGAGCTATTGGAATGGTTCATTAGCCGCTTAATTGTCGGTGTAATTGTTTATACATCAGTGCAATACCACTTCTTAGGTTACATTCTGAATTTTTGGTTTATACCAGCTTTTGTGGTGGGCATAGCACTGGGATTATTTTTTGATTATTTGCCCCATCGTCCTTTTGCAGAGCGCGATCGCTGGAAAAATGCTCGCGTCTACCCGAACCCAGTTCTCAATATTTTGATTATGGGACAGAATTACCACTTAATTCATCATTTGTGGCCTTCTATTCCTTGGTATAATTATCAGCCTGCATACTATGTGATGAAGCCACTTTTAGATGAAAAAGGATGTTATCAAACTTCAGGATTGTTGCAGAAGAAGGACTTTTTTGAGTTTGTTTATGACATTTTTTTAGGAATCCGGTTTCATCATCAAAAAGAATAG
- a CDS encoding MlaE family lipid ABC transporter permease subunit, with the protein MNQTTSKSSLGEWSQRLLAAIFLGGQVLVHLLRGKIHRRNTLQQMAAVGPDSLFIALLTAIFVGAVFTIQVAREFINFGAGNIIGGVLSVALTRELSPVLTAVILAGRVGSAFAAEIGTMRVTEQIDAMLMLKTDPIDYLVIPRVLACCLMLPILTLLSLVTGMFGGLIIATNIYNLSDTVFLDSARNFLGIWDIVSAMIKACCFGILIAVIGCSWGLTTTGGAKGVGQSTTTAVVTALLIIFVSNFFLSWLMFQGTGSAFLGM; encoded by the coding sequence TTGAACCAGACTACATCCAAATCCAGTTTAGGAGAATGGAGTCAGCGGCTGCTGGCGGCGATTTTTCTGGGTGGGCAAGTACTAGTTCACCTATTGAGGGGCAAAATCCATCGGCGCAACACCTTGCAACAAATGGCAGCAGTTGGGCCAGATTCCTTATTTATTGCGCTATTGACGGCTATTTTTGTTGGCGCAGTGTTTACCATTCAGGTGGCGCGGGAATTTATCAACTTTGGCGCAGGAAACATTATCGGCGGAGTGCTTTCTGTCGCGTTGACACGAGAACTCTCTCCCGTGTTGACAGCAGTGATTTTAGCTGGGCGAGTCGGTTCTGCCTTTGCAGCCGAAATCGGTACCATGCGAGTCACAGAACAAATCGATGCCATGTTGATGTTGAAAACAGATCCAATCGATTACCTGGTTATTCCCCGCGTCCTTGCTTGCTGTTTAATGCTACCAATTTTAACCCTCCTGTCTTTGGTAACAGGGATGTTCGGGGGATTGATAATTGCGACAAATATCTACAACCTGTCTGATACGGTATTTCTAGACTCAGCCCGTAACTTTCTTGGTATTTGGGATATTGTTAGCGCCATGATTAAGGCGTGTTGCTTTGGCATTTTAATCGCCGTAATTGGTTGCAGTTGGGGGTTGACAACAACAGGAGGAGCCAAAGGTGTAGGACAGTCAACCACAACTGCTGTTGTGACTGCCTTGCTAATTATATTTGTTAGCAACTTTTTTCTTTCTTGGTTAATGTTTCAGGGGACTGGTAGTGCATTCTTAGGGATGTAA
- the sppA gene encoding signal peptide peptidase SppA, translated as MIWPFKPKFRKQIARIEITGAIAGATRKRVLEALKTVEEKKFPALLLRIDSPGGTVGDSQEIYSALKRLREKIKIVASFGNISASGGVYIGMGAEHIVANPGTITGSIGVILRGNNLERLLEKIGVSFQVIKSGPYKDILSFDRQLTQPEENILQELIDTSYQQFVQTVADGRSLTVEAVKSFADGRIFTGQQALELGVVDRLGTEEDARRWTAELVGLDPEKTLCYTLEERKPLLSRLLPGSRQVSSGIRAGIDWLEFEMSTSGLPLWLYRP; from the coding sequence ATGATTTGGCCGTTTAAGCCCAAGTTTAGAAAACAAATTGCGCGGATTGAAATTACTGGTGCGATCGCGGGTGCTACTCGCAAACGCGTCCTAGAAGCCCTGAAAACTGTAGAAGAAAAAAAGTTTCCGGCATTATTGCTACGTATCGATAGCCCTGGCGGTACAGTCGGAGATTCCCAAGAAATCTACAGCGCTCTAAAGCGTCTGCGCGAAAAAATCAAAATCGTCGCTAGCTTTGGCAATATTTCGGCTTCTGGAGGAGTCTACATCGGCATGGGAGCCGAACACATCGTAGCCAACCCAGGTACGATTACGGGTAGTATTGGTGTGATTCTGCGTGGAAATAACTTGGAACGCTTGCTAGAAAAAATTGGTGTTTCCTTCCAGGTAATTAAGTCTGGCCCTTACAAAGACATATTGTCTTTTGATCGGCAACTTACTCAACCAGAAGAAAACATCTTGCAAGAGTTGATTGACACAAGTTATCAGCAGTTTGTCCAGACGGTAGCTGATGGCCGTTCTTTAACAGTAGAAGCTGTGAAAAGTTTCGCCGATGGCCGGATTTTTACTGGACAGCAAGCCCTAGAGTTGGGTGTTGTAGATCGCCTGGGCACAGAAGAAGATGCCCGTCGCTGGACAGCAGAACTAGTCGGACTTGATCCAGAAAAAACTCTCTGCTATACCCTAGAAGAACGTAAACCTTTATTGAGCCGCCTTCTACCAGGAAGCCGTCAAGTTTCATCAGGAATTCGAGCTGGAATTGATTGGCTCGAATTTGAAATGTCTACTAGTGGTTTACCCTTGTGGTTATATCGACCCTAA
- a CDS encoding M61 family metallopeptidase has translation MTEATAICPNIYVPETGPTIHYLVAMSQPETHLFEVTLHLVDYPSPILDLKLSVWTPGSYLVREYAKNLQDFGAFAEGKPLPWRKISKNHWQVDKKGVSEVTVRYRIFANELSVRTNHLDATHGYFNGAALFFRITGWENQPIRVTIVPPRPEWQVTTALPPVGEETNTFLAGDFDTLVDTPFEIGRHQLYNFEVLGKPHELAIWGQGNFQAQQMIADIQKIIQVEAQMFGGLPYQRYVFLLHLFSQAFGGLEHKDSCSLIYQRFGFRAQDKYNRFIQLVAHEFFHLWNVKRIRPKALEVFDYDQENYTPSLWFCEGTTSYYDLLIPLRAGIYDVQWYLNNLGKEITRYEMTPGRKVQPVSESSFDAWIKLYRPDANSGNSQISYYLKGEMVSLLLDLLIRSTHNNQRSFDDVMLKMWQQFGKDEIGYTPEQLQEVIESVAGMDLTDFFKRYIDGTEELPLNQYLEPFGLQLVADQQEEPYLGVRINTENGREIIKFVETGSPAQTGGIDAGDELLAIHGIKVTAGGLSDRLKDYQPNDKIEVAVFHQDELRTYSIILASPHLTRYQVKPVEHPNSTQQQNFTGWLGVAIATV, from the coding sequence ATGACTGAAGCAACAGCAATTTGTCCCAATATTTATGTTCCGGAAACCGGGCCAACGATTCATTACCTGGTGGCAATGTCCCAACCAGAAACCCATCTGTTTGAGGTGACTTTACACCTTGTAGATTACCCCTCGCCGATTCTCGATTTAAAACTATCGGTGTGGACACCCGGTTCCTACTTAGTCCGGGAATACGCCAAGAATTTACAGGATTTTGGGGCTTTTGCAGAGGGTAAGCCTTTACCTTGGCGGAAGATCAGTAAAAATCACTGGCAGGTAGATAAAAAGGGTGTTTCAGAAGTAACTGTACGTTACCGCATTTTTGCGAATGAGCTATCGGTAAGGACTAATCATTTAGATGCTACCCACGGTTATTTCAACGGTGCGGCACTATTTTTTAGAATAACGGGCTGGGAGAACCAACCCATTCGCGTCACCATTGTACCACCACGCCCGGAATGGCAGGTAACTACTGCCTTGCCACCCGTTGGTGAGGAAACAAATACTTTCTTGGCTGGCGACTTTGATACTCTTGTTGATACTCCGTTTGAGATTGGTCGCCACCAATTGTATAATTTTGAGGTTTTGGGAAAACCCCATGAACTGGCAATCTGGGGGCAAGGAAATTTCCAAGCCCAGCAGATGATTGCTGATATTCAAAAAATTATTCAAGTAGAAGCACAGATGTTCGGTGGTTTGCCATATCAACGATATGTGTTTCTACTACATTTATTTAGCCAAGCTTTTGGCGGTTTGGAGCATAAAGACTCTTGCTCCTTAATTTACCAGCGTTTTGGATTTCGCGCTCAAGATAAGTACAATCGCTTTATCCAATTGGTAGCACACGAGTTCTTTCACTTGTGGAATGTCAAGCGAATTCGCCCAAAAGCATTAGAGGTTTTTGATTACGACCAAGAAAATTACACACCATCATTATGGTTTTGTGAAGGCACTACTAGTTACTATGACTTGTTAATTCCTTTGCGGGCAGGAATTTATGATGTTCAATGGTATTTGAATAATTTGGGCAAAGAAATTACCAGATATGAAATGACACCGGGGCGCAAGGTACAACCCGTTTCTGAGTCGAGTTTTGATGCCTGGATAAAACTCTACCGCCCAGATGCCAATAGCGGTAATTCTCAAATTTCCTATTATTTAAAGGGAGAAATGGTATCGTTGTTGCTAGATTTACTGATTCGCTCTACTCACAACAATCAGCGCTCCTTCGATGACGTGATGCTGAAAATGTGGCAGCAATTTGGGAAAGATGAAATTGGCTATACTCCAGAACAGTTGCAGGAAGTTATAGAATCTGTAGCAGGAATGGATTTAACTGATTTCTTTAAACGCTACATTGATGGCACTGAGGAATTGCCCTTGAATCAGTATTTAGAACCCTTTGGCTTGCAGTTGGTCGCTGATCAGCAAGAAGAACCTTACTTGGGTGTGAGAATAAATACAGAGAATGGGCGGGAGATAATTAAATTTGTGGAGACGGGTTCACCTGCACAAACAGGGGGAATTGATGCAGGTGATGAGTTGTTAGCAATTCATGGGATTAAGGTAACAGCCGGTGGCTTAAGCGATCGCCTGAAAGATTACCAACCAAACGATAAAATTGAAGTCGCAGTTTTCCACCAAGATGAACTCCGTACTTATTCCATCATCCTCGCCTCACCACATCTCACTCGGTATCAGGTAAAGCCTGTTGAGCATCCTAACTCCACACAACAGCAAAACTTTACTGGATGGCTTGGGGTAGCGATCGCAACTGTTTGA
- a CDS encoding cellulase family glycosylhydrolase, with product MLFVDKNKSRTLKLHKQLLIFFLSTTVFLVIILTKTPASIHLDASRAATPIELPLSTIARTIVDAKGKVVLLRGVNWFGMETDTHAPHGLWKRDYKEMLAQIKNLGYNVIRLPYSVAALRSLDVSGIDFGIGSNQELEGKTPLEVMDLVIQEAERQGLLILLDSHRLNDLQIPELWYGDGFTEADWIDTWTMLAIRYKNQTNVIGADLKNEPYGKASWGDNNISTDWRLAAERAGNAILGVNPNWLIVVEGVEKNVPGQKLSQHWHGGNLEGVKRYPVRLSRSNKLVYSPHEYGAGVYNQPYFYASNFPKNLIERWQIGFNYIASQNIAPILIGEFGGREVDINSKEGIWQNELVKYIQKNNLSFTYWSWNPDSSDTGGILLDDWQSVNLSKQQLLSQLLSSVQVQPPDQPSNRPASPTPTPSVSPCTTPSISTTPTPSVSPSTTNIAQLKVTTDINSNWETGFCVSFKITNQGNSMVNNWQLAFKMNQAKIDNFWNADFKQQGAIQYVVAPLDWGKTIEPNQVRDTGFCANKLGSDYQPQQIAAVSI from the coding sequence ATGCTATTTGTCGATAAAAATAAATCAAGAACATTGAAATTACATAAGCAATTACTGATATTTTTTCTAAGTACCACGGTATTTTTAGTAATTATTTTAACTAAAACACCTGCTAGTATTCATTTAGATGCTTCTAGGGCTGCGACGCCAATAGAGCTACCACTTTCAACAATTGCTAGAACAATTGTGGATGCTAAAGGCAAGGTTGTATTGCTAAGAGGTGTTAATTGGTTTGGTATGGAAACTGATACACACGCCCCTCACGGTTTATGGAAACGAGATTATAAAGAAATGCTGGCACAGATTAAAAACTTAGGATATAACGTCATCCGGTTACCTTATTCTGTGGCAGCATTGCGATCGCTTGATGTAAGTGGCATTGACTTTGGAATTGGCAGCAACCAAGAACTTGAAGGTAAAACCCCCTTGGAGGTAATGGACTTAGTTATTCAGGAAGCGGAACGTCAAGGATTGCTAATCCTACTCGATAGCCACCGCCTCAACGACCTGCAAATTCCAGAATTGTGGTATGGAGACGGTTTTACGGAAGCAGACTGGATCGATACTTGGACAATGTTAGCAATCCGATACAAGAATCAAACAAACGTTATTGGCGCAGACTTAAAAAATGAACCTTACGGGAAAGCTAGCTGGGGTGATAACAATATAAGTACTGACTGGCGACTAGCAGCAGAACGTGCAGGCAATGCGATTCTGGGCGTTAACCCTAATTGGCTAATTGTTGTTGAAGGAGTGGAAAAGAATGTCCCCGGTCAAAAACTGTCACAGCATTGGCATGGTGGAAATTTAGAAGGTGTGAAACGCTATCCAGTACGTTTATCTCGTTCTAATAAGCTAGTCTATTCTCCTCATGAGTACGGCGCTGGGGTGTACAATCAGCCCTATTTTTATGCTTCTAACTTTCCTAAGAATCTGATTGAACGCTGGCAAATAGGATTTAACTATATCGCTAGTCAGAATATTGCTCCCATCTTGATTGGGGAGTTTGGGGGACGGGAAGTAGACATAAATTCCAAAGAAGGAATTTGGCAAAATGAGTTGGTGAAATACATTCAAAAAAATAACTTGAGCTTTACTTACTGGAGTTGGAATCCTGATAGTAGTGATACAGGCGGAATTTTACTAGATGATTGGCAAAGTGTTAATCTATCCAAGCAGCAATTACTGTCCCAACTGCTCTCATCGGTACAAGTTCAACCGCCAGATCAACCGAGTAATCGTCCTGCTTCCCCAACTCCTACTCCTTCTGTCTCCCCATGTACTACTCCTTCTATCTCCACAACTCCTACTCCTTCTGTCTCCCCATCTACTACTAATATTGCCCAACTAAAAGTCACTACTGACATCAATTCCAACTGGGAAACTGGATTTTGTGTCAGCTTCAAAATTACAAATCAGGGTAATAGCATGGTTAACAACTGGCAACTTGCATTTAAGATGAATCAAGCTAAGATTGATAACTTTTGGAACGCAGATTTTAAGCAGCAAGGAGCTATACAGTATGTAGTGGCTCCTTTGGACTGGGGAAAAACAATTGAACCAAATCAAGTACGGGATACTGGGTTTTGTGCCAACAAACTTGGTTCTGACTACCAGCCGCAGCAAATAGCCGCCGTTTCGATTTGA
- the aroH gene encoding chorismate mutase: MRAIRGATTVSENTVEAMREVVTELLDELENRNQFQPRDMISVTFSVTRDLDAIFPAAIARSRPGWDNVAMLDVQQMHVEGSLQRCIRFLIHAYLPASASVHHIYLRNAASLRPDWSLPQSLQTSQPAVKSKV, translated from the coding sequence ATGCGGGCGATTCGCGGAGCAACAACCGTTTCAGAAAATACCGTTGAGGCAATGCGAGAGGTAGTAACAGAACTACTAGATGAACTAGAAAACCGGAATCAATTCCAGCCGAGGGACATGATTAGTGTTACTTTCTCAGTTACACGCGATTTAGATGCTATTTTTCCAGCTGCGATCGCTAGATCGCGTCCTGGTTGGGATAATGTGGCCATGTTGGATGTGCAGCAAATGCACGTCGAAGGCAGCTTACAGCGCTGCATTCGCTTCTTAATCCACGCTTATCTGCCAGCTTCCGCCTCAGTTCATCATATTTATTTACGCAATGCTGCTAGCTTGCGTCCCGACTGGAGTTTGCCCCAGTCTTTACAAACATCACAGCCAGCAGTTAAATCAAAAGTATAA
- a CDS encoding papain fold toxin domain-containing protein, whose product MNGRHEAIAVEIDVQELIFDNIRPEGISRLDWIDNLYCPAQDLACWQIL is encoded by the coding sequence ATCAACGGACGACATGAAGCGATCGCTGTTGAAATTGATGTACAAGAACTTATCTTTGACAACATCCGCCCCGAAGGAATTTCCAGATTAGACTGGATCGATAACCTATACTGCCCTGCCCAAGATTTAGCTTGCTGGCAGATACTTTAA
- the pyk gene encoding pyruvate kinase — translation MQLRDSLRRTKIVATIGPATSSPEMLKAIIEAGATTLRLNFSHGTHADHQRSIRLIRQTAFELNQPVAILQDLQGPKIRLGKFDNGSIVLAKGDRFTLTNRPVVGTQEISCVTYDYLAEEVPVGAKILLDDGRVEMVVEEINRDKGDLHCRITVPGKLSNNKGVNFPGVYLSIKAMTDKDREDLMFGLDQGVDWVALSFVRNPQDMIEIKELISSTGKQVPVIAKIEKHEAIEQMEAVLALCDGVMVARGDLGVELPAEDVPVLQKRLIATANRLGIPIITATQMLDSMVSNPRPTRAEVSDVANAILDGTDAVMLSNETAVGSFPVEAVATMARIAERMEQEEAQHLNLRSSRDARRSIPNAISQAVGQIAEQLGAAAIMTLTQTGATARNVSKFRPRTPILAVTPHVNVARQLQMVWGVKPLLVLGLPSTGQTFQAAINVAQELQLLSQGDLVVMTAGTLQGISGSTDLIKVEVVTAVLGHGIGLGQGSVSGRARVANTGMDVSNFNPGDILVAPRTSADFVEAIRKAAGIITEEESLTSHAAVIGLRLGVPVIVGVKQATQAIRDGAIITLDLQRGLIYSGAVRTA, via the coding sequence ATGCAATTAAGAGATTCTCTACGCCGGACAAAAATTGTCGCTACTATTGGCCCCGCCACTAGCAGTCCTGAAATGCTTAAGGCAATTATTGAAGCGGGAGCCACGACGCTGCGGCTAAACTTCTCCCACGGAACTCATGCCGACCATCAGCGTAGTATTCGCTTAATTCGGCAAACCGCTTTTGAATTAAATCAGCCAGTGGCTATTCTCCAAGACTTGCAGGGCCCAAAAATTCGCTTGGGTAAGTTTGACAACGGGTCTATAGTTTTGGCAAAAGGCGATCGCTTCACCTTGACAAATCGTCCAGTTGTAGGTACTCAAGAAATTAGTTGCGTTACCTACGATTATTTAGCCGAAGAAGTCCCAGTTGGTGCAAAAATCCTCCTCGATGATGGACGAGTAGAAATGGTTGTGGAGGAGATTAACCGGGATAAAGGTGATTTGCATTGTCGGATCACCGTGCCTGGAAAACTTTCTAACAACAAAGGCGTAAACTTTCCCGGCGTTTACCTGTCAATTAAGGCAATGACCGACAAAGACCGAGAGGATCTGATGTTTGGTCTAGATCAAGGTGTAGATTGGGTGGCACTTTCCTTTGTCCGCAATCCGCAGGACATGATCGAAATTAAAGAACTAATTTCCAGTACAGGCAAGCAAGTGCCAGTGATTGCCAAAATTGAAAAGCACGAAGCCATTGAACAAATGGAGGCGGTTCTGGCTTTGTGTGATGGCGTAATGGTTGCCAGAGGTGACTTAGGGGTGGAATTGCCAGCTGAAGATGTTCCGGTACTCCAAAAGCGGTTAATTGCTACAGCAAATCGCTTGGGAATTCCCATCATCACCGCCACCCAGATGTTAGACAGCATGGTGAGCAATCCCCGTCCCACTCGCGCTGAAGTATCGGATGTGGCTAATGCGATTTTGGACGGTACGGACGCGGTGATGCTCTCCAATGAAACCGCCGTGGGTAGCTTCCCTGTAGAAGCAGTAGCGACGATGGCACGAATTGCCGAGCGGATGGAGCAGGAAGAAGCCCAACATTTGAACTTACGTTCTTCGAGAGATGCTCGACGCTCCATTCCCAATGCTATTAGTCAAGCTGTGGGTCAAATTGCCGAACAACTAGGCGCAGCAGCAATCATGACCCTAACGCAAACGGGGGCAACAGCTCGCAATGTCTCTAAGTTTCGTCCTCGTACACCGATTTTGGCAGTGACACCCCATGTGAATGTAGCGCGGCAGCTACAGATGGTGTGGGGAGTCAAACCGTTGTTGGTGCTAGGATTACCTTCCACTGGTCAGACATTTCAAGCTGCGATTAACGTGGCTCAAGAACTTCAGTTACTGTCTCAGGGAGATTTAGTAGTGATGACAGCTGGCACACTCCAGGGTATTTCTGGCTCTACAGATTTGATTAAGGTAGAGGTGGTGACGGCAGTACTAGGTCACGGAATTGGACTAGGACAAGGTTCAGTAAGTGGTCGCGCACGGGTGGCCAATACTGGTATGGATGTGAGTAACTTTAACCCTGGAGACATATTAGTTGCACCTCGCACTAGTGCCGATTTCGTCGAGGCAATTCGTAAAGCTGCCGGGATTATTACTGAAGAGGAAAGTCTTACAAGTCACGCAGCTGTCATTGGCTTGCGTCTCGGTGTGCCAGTGATTGTCGGCGTGAAGCAGGCAACGCAGGCGATTCGGGATGGGGCAATTATAACTCTGGATCTGCAACGGGGTTTGATTTACTCTGGGGCGGTGAGAACGGCTTAG
- a CDS encoding DUF3086 domain-containing protein has protein sequence MNSEASQTPEPIDERLAEKREPNNAVEHPLNPSVESVGETGAISSSENYTTFEPLISNAEVVDSEVVDSTVELTENSNGEFVAQSEPENSALGSQNLLLYAEAEQRVAELQSAEAALKEEIAKLQAFYKNLQAQVGETQTSLGRLVQESLVQLEQRKQTLQISVEQLERRQERIRNEMRTTFAGTSQDLAIRVQGFKDYLTGSLQDLAVAAEQLQLTPSVVEREKPSVKEKEAKPVETQPGIPQFAQQQFQDTTKQIRRLIDQYRNKPDYYGPAWQLRRTFEPIHAERVSNWFFTQGGRGGLRTMGSRLQNILIASAAISILHKLYGDRLRTLVLANTPERLGEWRRGLQDCLGIGRPDFGPDRGVVLFEASDAVAQKADRLTKANQLPLIIIDDSEEQISLSLLQFPLWLAFAPDPKAVRNYDDDF, from the coding sequence ATGAACTCAGAGGCATCTCAAACCCCAGAACCAATTGATGAGCGGTTGGCAGAAAAACGAGAACCGAACAATGCAGTTGAACATCCACTCAATCCATCTGTTGAGTCAGTGGGAGAAACAGGAGCCATTAGCTCGTCAGAAAACTACACAACTTTTGAGCCACTCATCTCTAATGCAGAAGTGGTAGATTCTGAAGTGGTAGATTCTACAGTAGAGCTAACAGAAAATTCAAATGGCGAGTTTGTAGCTCAGTCGGAACCGGAAAATAGCGCACTGGGATCACAAAACCTTTTATTATATGCAGAAGCAGAGCAGCGAGTAGCAGAGTTGCAGAGCGCTGAAGCTGCTCTTAAGGAAGAAATAGCGAAGCTGCAAGCTTTTTACAAAAACCTTCAGGCACAAGTCGGTGAAACTCAGACATCACTGGGACGACTTGTGCAAGAGTCACTGGTGCAGTTAGAACAACGCAAACAAACACTGCAAATTTCTGTAGAACAACTAGAACGCCGACAAGAACGTATCCGCAACGAGATGCGAACCACTTTTGCTGGTACATCCCAAGACTTGGCTATTCGGGTGCAGGGTTTTAAAGACTATCTCACTGGTAGCTTACAGGATTTGGCCGTTGCTGCCGAGCAGTTGCAACTGACGCCAAGTGTGGTGGAACGAGAAAAACCATCTGTAAAAGAAAAAGAGGCTAAACCAGTTGAAACCCAACCTGGAATACCGCAATTTGCCCAACAGCAGTTTCAAGATACTACAAAGCAAATTCGCCGCTTAATTGACCAATACCGTAATAAACCAGATTACTACGGCCCAGCGTGGCAATTACGCCGTACCTTTGAACCAATCCACGCAGAACGAGTCTCTAACTGGTTTTTTACCCAAGGGGGACGGGGTGGTTTGCGGACAATGGGTAGCCGCTTACAAAATATTTTGATTGCCTCTGCCGCAATTTCGATATTACACAAGCTGTATGGCGATCGCCTCCGTACTTTAGTCTTAGCTAATACACCAGAGCGATTGGGTGAATGGCGGCGCGGCTTGCAAGATTGTTTAGGCATCGGTCGCCCAGATTTCGGCCCAGACCGGGGTGTGGTATTATTTGAGGCATCTGATGCTGTTGCTCAGAAAGCAGACCGATTGACCAAAGCCAATCAACTGCCCTTAATTATCATTGACGATTCAGAGGAGCAAATCAGTTTATCATTGCTGCAATTTCCCCTGTGGTTAGCCTTTGCTCCTGACCCCAAAGCCGTGAGAAACTATGATGATGACTTTTAA
- a CDS encoding papain fold toxin domain-containing protein translates to MIKASLHSQLNAIAAQFQVFQCVPCAIALRQFLVDQNISDK, encoded by the coding sequence ATGATCAAGGCTAGCCTTCATAGTCAACTGAATGCGATCGCTGCACAATTCCAGGTTTTTCAATGTGTTCCCTGTGCGATCGCCTTGCGCCAATTCCTCGTCGATCAAAACATTTCTGATAAATAA
- a CDS encoding DUF3119 family protein has protein sequence MTSSFAPNSTSTVELKPSYNIPIVLVIAAIPLLLVQPWVGSVFTLFGLFLMFQALTLRLQFTATDLDIYRGEKLIRRFPYQEWQNWRIFWDGVPILFYFKEIKSIHFLPILFDPNTLKTCLEQRCPRI, from the coding sequence GTGACCAGTTCATTTGCTCCTAACTCCACATCAACTGTGGAACTCAAGCCTAGTTACAATATACCTATAGTGTTGGTGATTGCCGCTATTCCACTACTGTTGGTACAACCGTGGGTAGGCTCCGTTTTTACACTGTTTGGTTTGTTTCTCATGTTTCAGGCGTTAACGCTGCGTTTGCAATTTACCGCCACTGACTTAGATATTTACAGAGGCGAAAAATTGATTCGGCGCTTTCCCTACCAGGAATGGCAAAACTGGCGAATCTTCTGGGATGGAGTCCCCATCCTGTTTTACTTTAAAGAAATTAAAAGTATTCACTTTTTGCCGATTTTATTTGATCCCAATACCTTGAAAACTTGCTTAGAACAACGTTGCCCGCGTATTTAG